In Eucalyptus grandis isolate ANBG69807.140 chromosome 4, ASM1654582v1, whole genome shotgun sequence, the following proteins share a genomic window:
- the LOC104429165 gene encoding ankyrin repeat-containing protein At5g02620: protein MTHKLASHVTPVKEQCRKGGGEEEEESTQLSMAAEGGLTMVVLNFRSTSRLLRVREVETKGRKKKKTLLQCGFVLNDFGEASKGSPTSSATSKGGSKGSFHLNSLLVLISSSATTLCPVNNKQRVRMHLEVYRAAQSGDFDSLITIISGSGEGLLHQTTPNGSNILHVAAICKQGNNNGDTPLHVAAEVGSYEVVRVFIDLAKSLHWDIENEQVDTYKELLRKQNMDKNTALHLAVRGHHDLVVELLIEQDSQLCDIINAADESPLYLAAEQGLSRTTELILGASSSSSSHKGPKGLTALHVGMSLSLTCWEKIMEKAPEAIIERDDVGRTPLHYFSYFGKVEAIRLLLQHNTSVAYDSDKEKQSALHIAAFRGHIQVIDELVRSCLDVCDMENTKKQTVLHAAVIGGQGNVVKHILGMPNRENLVNKQDADGNTALHLAALHKEYDIIHILAQDERVDRLTKNKDHLTALNIVSAHEETDVRAANVSSLLEGSHGILGFQGWFIEHGKKRSDGQFVEGESSLSLTTGSHNANRVNFNWSNKSIMEVEQVLAALIATVTFTAAFQIPGGYKGDGPDRGRAILAGRADFIVFVTSNSVAFLSSLLAVITQYQNFTVGHISLTVGGCLRVAIFGIVLAYVSGVYVAMDISTRGIADSIFDPICLVMVTSWLLVAGPRGVILLGSQLNWLIRNIGKLWLKCKTQLFDFPARLTSGRQGS from the exons ATGACCCACAAGCTGGCGTCGCATGTGACTCCGGTGAAGGAGCAATGCAGAAAGGGCGGtggtgaggaggaggaggagtcgacCCAATTGTCGATGGCAGCAGAGGGAGGCCTGACCATGGTGGTTTTGAACTTCAGGAGCACGTCCAGGTTGCTCCGTGTGAGGGAAGTGGAGAcaaaggggaggaagaagaaaaagacgcTATTACAATGCGGTTTCGTCCTCAATGATTTTGGTGAGGCTAGCAAGGGCTCGCCGACCTCATCGGCCACTAGTAAGGGCGG ATCAAAAGGTTCCTTCCACTTGAACTCATTGCTTGTACTGATAAGTTCAAGTGCAACTACTCTGTGTCCTGTAAACAATAAACAACGAGTGAGAATGCATCTTGAAGTGTATAGGGCTGCACAATCCGGAGACTTTGATTCCCTGATCACAATAATTTCGGGAAGTGGGGAAGGCCTTTTGCACCAAACAACACCAAACGGGAGCAACATTCTTCATGTTGCAGCTATATGCAAGCAG GGTAATAATAATGGAGATACTCCCCTACATGTTGCGGCTGAAGTGGGAAGCTATGAAGTAGTTCGAGTCTTCATTGACTTGGCGAAATCACTTCATTGGGATATTGAGAATGAACAAGTTGACACATACAAAGAGCTACTTCGAAAGCAGAATATGGATAAGAATACGGCGCTGCACCTTGCAGTAAGAGGACACCATGATTTGGTGGTGGAGTTGTTGATTGAACAAGATTCTCAACTGTGTGATATTATTAATGCTGCCGATGAGTCCCCGCTTTATCTTGCAGCAGAGCAAGGACTTTCTCGTACAACTGAGCTGATTTTAGGAGCTTCCTCGTCATCATCCTCTCATAAGGGCCCTAAGGGTTTGACAGCTCTGCATGTCGGAATGTCTCTCTCACTAACCT GTTGGGAGAAAATCATGGAGAAGGCACCAGAAGCGATCATAGAAAGAGATGATGTGGGGCGGACTCCCCTTCATTATTTCTCTTACTTTGGCAAAGTTGAAGCAATTCGACTACTCCTGCAACACAATACTTCCGTGGCATATGACTCGGACAAAGAGAAGCAATCGGCCCTTCACATTGCAGCATTTCGAGGTCACATCCAAGTCATTGACGAGCTCGTTAGATCTTGTCTTGATGTTTGTGACATGGAAAACACCAAAAAGCAAACGGTTCTTCATGCAGCTGTTATTGGTGGACAAGGGAATGTAGTCAAGCACATACTAGGGATGCCAAACAGGGAGAATCTTGTCAACAAACAAGATGCCGATGGAAACACGGCTCTGCATTTGGCTGCACTTCATAAAGAATATGACATCATACACATACTTGCACAAGACGAGAGGGTGGACCGTTTGACCAAAAATAAGGATCATTTGACTGCCCTTAACATTGTTTCTGCTCATGAGGAG ACGGACGTCAGAGCTGCAAATGTTTCTAGCCTATTGGAAGGATCTCATGGAATCCTGGGCTTCCAAGGCTGGTTCATTGAACACGGTAAGAAGAGGTCAGATGGGCAATTTGTTGAGGGTGAATCGTCTTTGTCTTTAACCACAGGCAGTCATAATGCCAACCGAGTTAATTTCAATTGGTCAAATAAGAGCATTATGGAAGTCGAACAAGTATTGGCAGCATTAATAGCCACAGTTACCTTCACCGCGGCCTTCCAAATCCCTGGAGGTTATAAGGGCGATGGACCCGACCGAGGAAGGGCAATTCTCGCGGGCAGGGCAGATTTCATAGTCTTTGTGACGTCTAACAGCGTGGCGTTCCTTTCCTCCCTCTTGGCAGTAATCACACAGTATCAAAATTTTACGGTCGGCCACATCTCCCTGACTGTGGGAGGCTGTCTTCGAGTTGCAATATTCGGGATCGTGCTAGCCTACGTGTCGGGTGTGTATGTTGCAATGGATATATCCACCAGGGGGATCGCGGACAGTATCTTTGATCCTATTTGCCTTGTAATGGTCACGAGTTGGCTCTTAGTCGCTGGTCCTCGCGGCGTGATTCTTTTGGGCTCGCAACTTAACTGGCTCATAAGAAACATCGGAAAGTTGTGGCTTAAGTGTAAGACACAATTGTTCGATTTCCCTGCGAGGCTCACTTCTGGTCGCCAGGGAAGCTAA